In the genome of Flavobacterium panacagri, one region contains:
- the tnpA gene encoding IS200/IS605 family transposase: MPQSLYKVYVHLVFSTKKRYPFIDDDIKEKLWAYLGGICKGLECNPIQVGGYNDHVHILCLLSKKITQMKLVEEVKKQSSKWIKTIDRRYANFYWQDGYGIFSVNPSQLEIVVKYIKNQEEHHKKKTFKKELLAFLNKYNVDYDERYLWD; encoded by the coding sequence ATGCCACAATCATTATACAAAGTATACGTACATCTAGTATTCAGCACAAAAAAGCGTTACCCCTTTATTGACGACGACATAAAAGAAAAACTATGGGCATATCTTGGAGGAATTTGCAAAGGGTTAGAATGCAATCCCATTCAGGTAGGAGGGTATAATGACCATGTTCATATTCTTTGTTTATTATCCAAAAAAATTACACAAATGAAATTGGTTGAAGAAGTAAAAAAACAATCATCGAAATGGATAAAAACAATAGATAGGCGTTATGCCAACTTTTACTGGCAGGATGGTTATGGTATTTTTTCTGTTAATCCCTCACAGTTAGAGATAGTGGTTAAATACATTAAAAATCAGGAAGAACATCATAAAAAAAAGACATTCAAAAAAGAGCTCTTAGCATTTTTAAATAAATATAATGTCGACTATGATGAACGATATCTTTGGGATTAG